Proteins found in one Mycoplasmopsis gallopavonis genomic segment:
- a CDS encoding DDE-type integrase/transposase/recombinase, which yields MRLKQFTKEQKLKYIHIYQKEGFEIAIITFVEDFWERYQIIKQRKEGKHENPYRRAKALLKSWIKIYNFNMNNLESKSGKSKKPNSGRRKRVSINELCEEDRDLYQDIMEEILEERGVKQQEIFEKIRKRKEEKSKQFRNISKISLVLKLNRTSFYYSYSKKEKIDKKKYIDHELINWINLEAKNSNFVIGRDKLYQKYLLTHQKRISSYLFRLNYEFNQYKSRAYQKKKSKKNKEVKFSRIWASDLVQGNFKSNYFGEKLHADIKFIKTKEGMRFLHVITETFSNTVLNWTLSDIRDSASTIKLVQDTLDKHQIKPTIFHSDHGIEYANFAFSKFLKNVNTKQSMSPKGNSLANRPSEFIFALIQRELLDFYETDKMLDSEVNLIISKYFSWYNLERPQSNLNWKTPHGFLTHATLSV from the coding sequence ATGCGTTTAAAACAATTTACAAAAGAACAAAAATTAAAATATATCCACATTTACCAAAAAGAAGGTTTTGAAATAGCGATTATAACTTTTGTTGAAGATTTTTGAGAAAGATATCAAATCATAAAACAAAGAAAAGAGGGTAAGCATGAAAATCCTTATAGAAGAGCGAAAGCTTTATTAAAGAGTTGGATAAAAATATATAATTTCAACATGAATAATTTAGAAAGTAAATCAGGTAAAAGTAAAAAACCTAACTCAGGAAGAAGAAAAAGAGTTAGCATCAATGAATTGTGTGAGGAAGATAGAGATCTTTATCAGGATATTATGGAAGAAATTTTGGAAGAAAGAGGAGTAAAACAACAAGAAATTTTTGAAAAAATTAGAAAAAGAAAAGAAGAAAAAAGTAAACAATTTAGAAATATTTCAAAAATTTCATTAGTTTTGAAATTAAATCGAACTTCTTTTTATTACTCTTATTCTAAGAAAGAAAAAATTGACAAAAAGAAATATATTGATCATGAATTAATTAATTGAATTAATTTAGAAGCTAAAAATTCTAATTTTGTTATAGGAAGAGATAAACTTTATCAAAAATACTTATTAACGCACCAAAAAAGAATTTCTTCATATTTATTTAGACTAAATTATGAATTTAATCAATATAAATCAAGAGCATATCAAAAGAAAAAATCAAAGAAAAACAAAGAGGTAAAATTCTCTAGAATCTGAGCATCAGATTTAGTTCAAGGAAATTTTAAATCAAATTATTTTGGTGAAAAATTACATGCAGATATTAAATTTATTAAAACAAAAGAAGGAATGAGATTTCTTCATGTTATCACCGAAACTTTTAGTAACACTGTTTTAAATTGAACTTTATCGGATATAAGAGATTCTGCATCTACTATAAAGCTTGTTCAAGATACTCTTGATAAACATCAAATCAAACCTACTATTTTTCATTCAGATCACGGAATTGAATATGCAAATTTTGCCTTTTCTAAATTTTTAAAAAATGTAAATACTAAACAATCAATGTCTCCAAAAGGTAATTCATTAGCAAATAGACCTTCCGAATTTATTTTTGCATTAATTCAAAGAGAATTATTAGATTTTTATGAAACTGATAAAATGTTAGATAGCGAAGTGAATTTAATCATATCTAAATATTTTTCTTGATATAACCTCGAAAGACCTCAATCAAATTTAAATTGAAAAACGCCGCATGGTTTTTTAACACATGCGACGTTAAGTGTCTAA
- a CDS encoding AlbA family DNA-binding domain-containing protein, producing the protein MRISDIKKIAHNILENKNIENSFIEYKKSAIFKDKILKTACAFANNYMNDEIGLLFIGVEEVNNIETKEKAIPKRPITGISESQIESTENELKSLLSNIHPKINYKILNDKIDDKYYIIIAVESSSQGPFQTSEKAEKDKNIRLKQGRYIRVGRESRLPNPMEEFELLKKFANFSFSSNLNDYATIDDLSYEYMKEYLLQTGAKKDIIKMPKLEMAKSMGLVSSSEHGKIYRAKNFAVLMFAEKPNKFIPNAHVEIIREIQNTDKMESKKFDGPIWIQVKQVNNFFQENILSSYTIRDPNKIKHKIIYNYPLTAFKEIATNAILHKEYDIPQYVGIYVYKDKISFINHNRPLPPITIEALNKETTFDRRQYLNKEIKDMFYSLKLIESFGSGIRRAKDALSKNSSPALIFYPENGNENYTNAVMQINKEFLKDTNNIKTTQETTQETTQETTQEITIERSVPDKIIELMALYPNITARQIARNLKISFDGVRYHIKKLLKEGSISREGSTKSGKWIIKKDKF; encoded by the coding sequence ATGAGAATTTCAGATATCAAAAAAATTGCACATAATATTCTTGAAAATAAAAATATAGAAAATAGTTTTATAGAATATAAAAAATCAGCAATTTTCAAGGATAAAATTTTAAAAACAGCTTGTGCTTTTGCGAATAATTATATGAATGACGAAATAGGTCTTTTATTCATCGGAGTTGAAGAAGTAAATAATATTGAAACAAAAGAAAAAGCAATACCAAAAAGACCAATAACAGGAATAAGTGAGTCTCAAATTGAGTCGACAGAAAATGAATTAAAGTCATTATTGTCTAATATACATCCAAAAATTAATTATAAAATTCTCAATGATAAGATAGATGATAAATATTATATTATTATAGCTGTTGAAAGCAGTAGTCAAGGTCCTTTTCAAACAAGCGAAAAAGCAGAAAAAGATAAAAATATTAGACTAAAACAAGGAAGATATATTAGGGTAGGTAGGGAATCTAGATTACCAAATCCAATGGAAGAATTTGAACTATTAAAAAAATTTGCTAATTTCTCATTTAGTTCTAATTTAAATGATTATGCAACAATAGATGATTTAAGTTACGAATATATGAAAGAGTATTTATTGCAAACGGGAGCGAAAAAAGATATTATAAAGATGCCTAAACTTGAAATGGCAAAAAGTATGGGGTTAGTAAGTTCTAGCGAGCATGGAAAAATTTATAGAGCAAAAAATTTTGCAGTATTAATGTTTGCTGAAAAACCTAATAAATTCATTCCAAATGCACATGTTGAAATAATAAGAGAAATACAAAATACTGATAAAATGGAATCTAAAAAATTTGATGGGCCTATTTGGATTCAAGTCAAACAAGTAAATAATTTTTTTCAAGAGAACATTTTATCTTCATACACAATAAGAGATCCTAATAAAATAAAACATAAGATTATATACAATTATCCTTTAACAGCATTTAAAGAAATTGCCACTAATGCAATTTTACATAAAGAGTACGATATTCCACAATATGTAGGAATTTATGTTTATAAAGATAAAATTTCATTTATAAATCATAACAGACCCCTTCCTCCAATAACTATTGAAGCACTTAACAAAGAAACAACATTTGATAGAAGACAATATTTGAATAAAGAAATTAAAGATATGTTTTATTCGTTGAAATTAATAGAATCATTTGGTTCTGGAATAAGAAGAGCAAAAGATGCACTTTCTAAAAATTCTTCGCCTGCTTTAATTTTTTATCCTGAAAATGGTAATGAAAATTACACAAATGCAGTAATGCAAATCAACAAAGAATTTTTAAAAGACACAAACAACATTAAAACTACCCAAGAAACTACCCAAGAAACTACCCAAGAAACTACCCAAGAAATCACGATTGAAAGATCAGTTCCAGATAAAATAATTGAATTAATGGCACTTTACCCAAATATAACAGCAAGACAAATTGCAAGAAATTTAAAAATATCATTTGATGGTGTTCGTTATCATATAAAAAAATTATTAAAAGAAGGTTCTATTTCAAGAGAAGGTTCTACTAAGTCTGGAAAGTGAATAATTAAAAAAGATAAATTTTAA
- a CDS encoding IS3 family transposase, translating into MRQLKAHEWLELFDSYEDYKNNLISKNDFELKYYSIRGFSFFDRKFNEAKKYFVFKYNRYNLGMINIESQTGKSSKKGKGSGRPKRQKITPIEIVKKEWEKMPKEQLIEILEIYKDSFDRNNIEVDISKIKKSSLSTRKLGLCFNKSKSTIHNLKTKEQQTRKKSVNTKYDELIIKSFKKNKGLFGRKRLESYIRTKFQIDLNYRTIGRAMRRLNLFCLIRRKKIDREQKNTNVKFIDLVNRDYHGETSQIIATDVTYISAPKDCLNNFVFLSVAIDHKSKFVVNYNLSKRNDLELVMEHMSKIKMDKKWIAHSDHGFQYSSKTYVDLIQKNNGVVSMGRVGNSLDNREAEYFFSILKSECLKLIDITKITFNELKSLIDDFVFWYNNERIQSVLNWKTPQECWGVLECNLQCNEKHLPLRNLGRCFFGVFVLSFN; encoded by the coding sequence ATGAGACAATTAAAGGCACATGAATGATTAGAACTATTCGATAGTTATGAAGATTACAAAAATAATTTGATATCAAAAAATGATTTTGAACTTAAATATTATTCAATCAGAGGTTTTAGTTTTTTTGATAGAAAATTCAATGAGGCTAAAAAATATTTTGTCTTCAAGTATAACAGATATAATTTAGGAATGATAAATATAGAATCGCAAACAGGTAAATCATCTAAAAAAGGTAAAGGGTCAGGTAGACCAAAAAGGCAAAAAATTACTCCTATTGAAATTGTAAAAAAGGAATGAGAAAAAATGCCTAAGGAACAATTGATTGAAATTTTAGAAATTTATAAAGACTCTTTTGATAGAAATAATATTGAAGTTGATATTTCTAAAATTAAGAAATCTTCACTTTCTACAAGAAAATTGGGCCTATGCTTTAATAAATCTAAGTCAACAATTCACAATCTAAAAACTAAAGAGCAGCAAACAAGAAAAAAATCTGTAAATACTAAATATGATGAATTAATAATTAAGTCATTTAAGAAAAATAAGGGTTTGTTTGGTAGAAAAAGATTGGAAAGTTATATTAGAACAAAATTCCAAATAGATCTAAATTATAGGACTATTGGTAGAGCGATGAGAAGATTAAACTTATTTTGTTTAATCAGAAGAAAGAAAATAGATAGAGAACAAAAGAACACAAACGTAAAATTTATAGATCTTGTTAATCGTGATTATCACGGAGAGACAAGCCAAATAATTGCCACTGATGTTACTTATATTTCTGCACCAAAAGATTGCTTAAACAATTTTGTATTTTTATCTGTTGCGATTGATCACAAAAGCAAATTTGTTGTTAATTATAATCTTTCAAAAAGAAATGATTTAGAACTAGTAATGGAACATATGTCTAAAATCAAAATGGATAAAAAATGAATAGCTCATTCTGATCATGGTTTCCAATATTCTTCAAAAACTTATGTAGATTTAATTCAGAAAAACAATGGTGTTGTATCAATGGGTAGAGTAGGAAATTCTTTAGATAATAGAGAAGCAGAATATTTCTTTTCAATTTTAAAATCAGAATGTTTAAAATTAATCGATATTACAAAAATAACTTTTAATGAATTAAAATCACTGATTGATGATTTTGTGTTTTGATACAACAACGAAAGAATTCAATCAGTATTAAATTGAAAAACACCTCAAGAGTGTTGAGGTGTGCTCGAGTGTAACTTGCAGTGCAACGAAAAACACCTTCCCTTGAGAAATTTAGGGAGGTGTTTTTTTGGTGTTTTTGTTTTGAGTTTTAATTAA
- a CDS encoding IS1634 family transposase yields the protein MITMIIMYNIDMSNYILYKRKNPKGIYIALGISKGYGKGIGNLVGLGYWEEIKEKYSLQNIDDLKPIARLVPVGEDKIEVKTKFFQLLNPTSVETNVKNVGIELIYKVIKELDLFKGLPKTKHKSLEEVLEFIVATRIIQPRSYICQYKNKNDFLHEIDIKKSSIYNYFDTFLEYKNTILVNIYNKMQELTTRNTKLMHFDNTTVYFQSFSRDGLRQRGFSKDGKHDEDQIVVAMAVDNNGIPFHYKVFEGNTADSKTLVKFLVEMQRIYKTKDTVIVADKGISQNANLRYLEQKGYKYIVQKRIDILGKEDKAFIVNDQGFVQENDYFTKSRFVQSVWAKNKNKKRYSDTFRKQFIYFSPSKQTLDKIKRQNLINKLEKKSINGELPLSALVPEYKKKYMDVDGKTVGRLNIEKIKKVANEDGFYMIETNITNIDSKEANEIYKGQWKVEEGFRTLKSAIEVRPMYVYKDEHIQSHVFLCFLSLIVLKYCIYKLKKFYKDNGEIQKLTMNMFIDALKLITITTKTVNGKVVSEIKNNLDPEHNELNKIYCDFQYAVDGLSL from the coding sequence ATGATTACAATGATAATAATGTATAATATAGATATGAGTAACTACATTCTGTATAAAAGAAAAAACCCAAAAGGAATTTACATTGCATTAGGAATATCAAAAGGATATGGTAAAGGGATTGGTAATTTAGTTGGATTAGGTTATTGAGAAGAAATTAAAGAAAAATATTCTCTACAAAACATCGATGATTTAAAACCAATTGCTAGATTGGTTCCTGTTGGAGAAGATAAAATTGAAGTTAAAACCAAATTTTTCCAATTGCTTAACCCGACATCTGTTGAAACAAATGTAAAAAACGTTGGTATTGAATTGATTTATAAAGTAATTAAAGAACTAGATTTATTTAAAGGGTTACCGAAAACTAAACACAAATCTTTAGAAGAAGTATTGGAATTTATTGTTGCAACAAGAATAATTCAACCAAGAAGTTATATTTGTCAATACAAAAACAAAAATGACTTTTTACATGAGATAGATATAAAAAAATCTTCAATTTATAACTATTTTGATACTTTTTTAGAATATAAAAATACAATTTTAGTCAATATTTATAACAAAATGCAAGAATTGACAACTAGAAACACAAAATTAATGCATTTTGATAATACAACTGTTTATTTTCAAAGTTTTTCAAGAGATGGTTTGAGACAAAGAGGTTTTTCTAAAGATGGAAAACATGATGAAGATCAAATTGTTGTGGCTATGGCAGTTGATAATAATGGTATTCCTTTTCACTATAAAGTTTTCGAAGGAAATACTGCAGATTCTAAAACTCTTGTGAAATTTTTAGTCGAAATGCAAAGAATTTACAAAACAAAAGACACAGTAATAGTTGCTGATAAAGGTATTAGTCAAAATGCAAATTTAAGATATTTAGAACAAAAAGGATATAAATATATAGTTCAGAAACGTATTGATATTCTTGGAAAAGAAGATAAAGCATTTATAGTAAATGATCAAGGATTTGTTCAAGAAAATGATTATTTTACTAAATCTAGATTCGTCCAATCTGTTTGAGCTAAAAACAAAAATAAAAAAAGATATAGCGATACTTTTAGAAAACAATTTATCTATTTTAGCCCTTCAAAACAAACTTTAGACAAAATAAAAAGACAAAATCTTATTAATAAATTGGAGAAAAAGTCTATTAACGGTGAATTGCCATTAAGTGCTTTGGTTCCAGAATATAAGAAAAAGTATATGGATGTAGATGGTAAAACAGTCGGAAGATTAAATATCGAAAAAATTAAAAAAGTAGCTAATGAAGATGGCTTTTATATGATTGAAACCAACATAACAAACATAGATTCAAAAGAAGCGAATGAAATATATAAGGGACAATGAAAAGTGGAAGAAGGATTCAGAACTTTAAAATCAGCAATCGAAGTTAGACCGATGTACGTTTATAAAGACGAGCATATTCAATCTCATGTATTTTTATGCTTTTTGTCTCTAATTGTTTTGAAATATTGCATTTATAAATTAAAGAAATTTTATAAAGATAATGGAGAGATTCAAAAACTCACAATGAATATGTTTATAGATGCATTGAAACTTATAACAATCACAACAAAGACTGTGAATGGTAAAGTTGTAAGTGAAATCAAGAATAATTTAGACCCAGAACATAATGAATTAAACAAAATATATTGTGATTTTCAATATGCGGTTGATGGTCTATCATTGTAA